A genomic window from Rhodococcus sp. KBS0724 includes:
- a CDS encoding amino acid deaminase/aldolase, translated as MRTTLDRLTAATADVDPPLAALDLTTLRSNAADLVRRAGGTPVRVASKSVRCRAVLEETLGSGLTEQGGFRGIMAYSLREALWLVGLGARDILMGYPTVDRGALAQLAGDPLAIASITLMIDDDAQLDVIRSAASGTAPIRVCLDVDASLRIGPIHLGVRRSPLREPNDVAALALRARSRGFSVVGVMFYEAQIAGLPDTSAPIGWVKKASARELSHRRGAVVSAVTDAVGTLEIVNSGGTGSLEVSSADSVVTEVTAGSGLYVPTLFDRYRAFRPDPALFFALSAVRKPTPKVTTLFGGGYIASGPAGAARVPKPMRPLGLTLLRNEGAGEVQTPVTGRAAGDIAIGDRVWFRHAKAGELCERFDHVHLVDADGTATAVPTYRGDGQCFG; from the coding sequence GTGAGAACAACACTGGATCGACTTACTGCCGCTACCGCTGATGTCGACCCGCCCCTGGCCGCTCTCGACCTGACGACCCTGCGCAGCAATGCCGCCGATCTGGTTCGCCGGGCCGGGGGAACTCCGGTGCGGGTTGCGAGTAAGTCGGTCCGGTGCCGCGCCGTGCTCGAGGAAACTCTGGGCAGCGGGCTCACCGAGCAGGGTGGATTTCGCGGAATCATGGCCTACTCACTCCGCGAAGCATTGTGGTTGGTCGGTCTTGGTGCCCGCGACATCCTGATGGGATATCCCACCGTGGATCGTGGAGCATTGGCCCAACTCGCCGGCGATCCTCTTGCGATCGCGTCGATCACGCTCATGATCGACGACGACGCTCAACTCGACGTCATCAGATCCGCTGCCTCCGGAACTGCGCCGATTCGGGTGTGCCTCGACGTGGACGCATCCTTGCGGATCGGGCCGATACACTTGGGCGTCCGACGCTCGCCGCTTCGCGAACCGAATGATGTTGCCGCACTGGCCTTGCGTGCGCGGTCACGCGGATTCTCCGTTGTCGGGGTCATGTTCTACGAAGCGCAGATCGCCGGGTTGCCCGACACCAGCGCGCCGATCGGCTGGGTAAAGAAGGCATCGGCCCGGGAGTTGTCGCACCGGCGAGGGGCCGTTGTTTCTGCGGTCACTGATGCGGTGGGCACCCTCGAGATTGTGAACAGTGGTGGCACCGGGTCACTCGAAGTCAGTTCTGCCGATTCGGTGGTCACCGAAGTAACAGCGGGTTCGGGACTGTACGTACCGACGCTCTTCGACAGATACCGCGCCTTCCGTCCGGACCCCGCTCTGTTCTTTGCGCTCTCCGCGGTTCGTAAACCGACGCCGAAGGTCACCACACTCTTCGGTGGTGGGTACATCGCCTCCGGGCCGGCAGGCGCCGCGAGGGTTCCGAAACCGATGCGTCCACTGGGCCTGACATTGCTCCGCAACGAAGGCGCAGGAGAGGTGCAGACGCCGGTCACCGGACGGGCTGCCGGCGACATCGCGATCGGTGACCGCGTGTGGTTCCGTCACGCGAAGGCCGGTGAATTGTGTGAGCGGTTCGATCACGTGCATCTGGTTGATGCCGACGGCACCGCCACCGCGGTACCCACGTATCGCGGCGACGGTCAGTGCTTCGGCTAG
- a CDS encoding enoyl-CoA hydratase/isomerase family protein, with protein sequence MTASDPHPTRLERIRTDGGAEVAVLTFAHGPLNLFDQAMFDAVIADIASLTAAPPRAVLLRAEGKVNSAGVDVHVFDGLTAEQGAELWRELFAQICHPLEALPCPVVYAAHGLTLTAAFEISLACDIILAAPKAKFGLVETVVGLTPSMGGPQRLAERAGSGRARELVMTGDLYDAATLAAWGVVNAVHDDVDVAARALVARLADGPTRAHDATKQIVAAWRSGGIAHADAVTPTVSGALFETDDLRGAVRSFLDVGPGKAVYTGT encoded by the coding sequence ATGACTGCTTCCGATCCGCATCCCACCCGTCTTGAGCGAATCCGCACCGATGGCGGCGCCGAGGTTGCCGTGCTGACCTTCGCTCACGGTCCGCTCAATCTGTTCGATCAGGCGATGTTCGACGCCGTGATCGCGGATATCGCGTCGTTGACTGCGGCGCCGCCGCGCGCGGTTTTGCTGCGGGCGGAGGGCAAGGTCAACTCGGCCGGTGTCGACGTCCATGTTTTCGACGGGTTGACCGCCGAGCAGGGCGCCGAGTTGTGGCGCGAGCTTTTTGCGCAGATCTGCCACCCGCTCGAGGCCCTGCCGTGTCCCGTGGTCTACGCCGCGCATGGTTTGACGCTGACGGCCGCATTCGAGATTTCTCTGGCCTGCGACATCATTCTCGCCGCGCCCAAGGCGAAGTTCGGACTGGTCGAGACAGTGGTCGGGCTGACGCCGTCGATGGGTGGACCGCAACGCCTGGCCGAGCGGGCGGGTTCCGGGCGTGCTCGTGAACTGGTGATGACGGGCGATCTGTACGACGCCGCGACGCTGGCGGCCTGGGGCGTGGTCAATGCCGTCCACGACGACGTCGATGTGGCCGCACGGGCGTTGGTGGCGCGGTTGGCCGACGGGCCGACGCGGGCGCATGATGCGACCAAGCAGATCGTGGCGGCGTGGCGTTCCGGCGGAATCGCTCATGCCGATGCGGTGACACCGACAGTGTCAGGAGCGTTGTTCGAGACCGACGACCTACGCGGCGCCGTGCGCAGCTTCCTCGATGTCGGTCCCGGAAAGGCCGTCTATACAGGCACGTAA
- a CDS encoding FAD-binding oxidoreductase — protein sequence MAVTLPQPTAAYDHGVDGLRKALADVVGQRFVTDDPDVLRSRSVDHTGRYSGRAQALVRPADTAEVAAALNVCRQFGAPVTVQGGRTGLVAGTVPEHDDVLLSTERLTTIGDVDAAMGRITVGAGVTLAQVHSAAAHAGLKFGVDIASRDTATIGGMAATNAGGLHTVRYGNMAEQVAGLEVVLPDGTTVRRSPNVLSDNSGYNLPALWVGSEGTLGVITRVDLALHPVPKHRVTTLIGFDSLGAVVDAGRILRTVGGVDALELLDGHGLELAASRLGAVVPTGRRWYLLAEVSGAHDPSEEVSSTIDLINPPDAPAVALDVAGSARLWTARECFAEVVGLFGPPLKFDAALPLDTLAAFADAAVGVVAEHAPDAIPILFGHVAEGNIHLNILNCPDADAVYLRILELVRHYGGNISSEHGVGSLKRNYLDMALTPEDIGTMWAIKRAFDPDDFLNRAVMFPDSLRR from the coding sequence ATGGCCGTCACCTTGCCACAGCCGACGGCGGCATACGATCACGGAGTGGACGGTCTGAGAAAAGCGCTTGCCGACGTTGTGGGACAACGGTTCGTCACCGACGATCCCGATGTTCTACGCTCCCGCTCAGTCGATCACACAGGCAGATACAGCGGGCGCGCTCAGGCCTTGGTCCGCCCGGCCGATACCGCGGAAGTGGCCGCCGCGCTGAATGTCTGCCGGCAATTCGGCGCACCCGTCACTGTGCAGGGTGGACGCACCGGACTTGTTGCCGGAACGGTGCCAGAACACGACGACGTTCTGCTCTCCACCGAGCGCCTCACGACGATCGGCGATGTCGACGCCGCAATGGGGAGGATCACCGTCGGCGCGGGAGTGACACTTGCACAGGTACATTCCGCGGCGGCTCACGCCGGATTGAAGTTCGGCGTCGATATCGCGTCGCGCGATACGGCGACAATCGGCGGTATGGCCGCCACCAATGCCGGTGGGCTGCACACGGTTCGATACGGCAACATGGCCGAGCAGGTAGCCGGACTCGAAGTGGTGCTCCCCGACGGTACGACGGTGCGCCGCTCACCGAACGTGCTGTCCGACAATTCCGGCTACAACCTGCCGGCACTCTGGGTGGGCAGCGAGGGAACGCTTGGTGTGATCACCCGCGTCGACCTGGCACTTCACCCCGTCCCGAAGCACCGGGTCACCACACTCATCGGGTTCGATTCACTGGGCGCCGTTGTCGATGCCGGACGCATTCTGCGTACCGTCGGCGGCGTCGACGCGCTTGAGCTACTCGACGGCCATGGTTTGGAACTTGCGGCGAGCAGATTGGGTGCCGTCGTTCCGACGGGACGCCGGTGGTACCTGCTGGCCGAGGTATCCGGGGCACACGACCCCTCCGAAGAGGTGAGCTCCACCATAGATCTGATCAATCCACCGGACGCGCCCGCCGTGGCACTCGATGTAGCGGGTTCCGCCCGATTATGGACTGCACGTGAATGTTTCGCAGAAGTCGTAGGGTTGTTCGGCCCACCCCTCAAGTTCGACGCGGCACTCCCCCTCGACACCCTGGCGGCATTCGCGGACGCTGCGGTCGGCGTTGTCGCAGAGCACGCACCGGACGCGATCCCGATCTTGTTCGGCCATGTAGCCGAAGGAAACATTCATCTGAACATCCTGAATTGCCCGGACGCCGACGCCGTCTACCTCCGCATTCTCGAACTGGTGCGCCACTACGGCGGAAATATCAGTTCCGAGCACGGAGTCGGCTCGCTCAAACGCAACTACCTCGACATGGCGCTCACACCGGAGGACATCGGGACCATGTGGGCGATCAAGCGAGCCTTCGACCCGGACGACTTTCTCAACCGCGCAGTAATGTTTCCCGACTCGCTTCGGCGCTGA
- a CDS encoding class I adenylate-forming enzyme family protein produces MRSRLVEYHCSNGLLTDTRVSRATDGLLRYRQLEPSLSELLDVAVHRFAGRTAVEEVHGEQITFAELWAESSRVAGGLKSRGIEIGDRVAIRFAAGVRWLEACLGVILAGGVPVSLGAQWADAEVSAVIADSGSVLVLDGELPHGVPFIDDGAAPDELAVLAYTADPSGAMLGVELSNENVLSTIEALLHSRDYGVEGVRNLLVDSDFRSVRQLVHVLATLVVGGTVVVAGDFWRECTHTVDIVTGRPEDLLEPRLLSVGPAARAGSRSVKWVDCSGSPVTAEEEEKLLAAFPAAQHVIGWGKTETCGGGLILPIESASTHLGSVGIAFGGMEVALYGPDAPGGYGELWCRGPSVARRYWNSPEVTSSRFTQGWFCTHDTAQIDAEGFVRIVERNVA; encoded by the coding sequence ATGCGGTCGAGGCTTGTGGAGTATCACTGTTCGAATGGGCTGCTCACGGATACACGCGTCAGTCGGGCAACGGACGGTCTGCTGCGCTACCGGCAGTTGGAGCCGTCACTGTCGGAGTTACTCGATGTTGCGGTGCACCGGTTTGCCGGGCGAACGGCGGTCGAGGAGGTGCATGGGGAGCAGATCACCTTTGCCGAACTGTGGGCCGAATCGTCTCGGGTTGCCGGCGGGTTGAAGTCGCGGGGAATCGAGATCGGCGATCGGGTGGCCATTCGGTTTGCGGCCGGTGTTCGGTGGCTGGAAGCGTGCCTCGGCGTCATCCTGGCCGGTGGAGTTCCGGTGTCCCTCGGTGCGCAGTGGGCCGACGCGGAGGTTTCCGCCGTGATCGCGGACAGTGGGTCGGTGCTGGTGCTCGACGGGGAACTGCCGCACGGGGTTCCGTTCATCGACGACGGTGCTGCGCCGGACGAGTTGGCGGTTCTGGCGTATACCGCAGATCCGTCCGGTGCGATGCTGGGCGTCGAATTGAGCAACGAAAATGTGCTCTCGACTATCGAGGCGTTACTGCATTCGCGGGACTACGGCGTCGAGGGTGTGCGAAATCTTCTGGTTGACAGTGATTTTCGATCCGTCCGGCAGTTGGTTCATGTGCTCGCCACGTTGGTGGTCGGCGGTACCGTCGTCGTTGCGGGTGATTTTTGGCGTGAGTGCACCCATACCGTCGACATTGTCACCGGGCGCCCCGAGGATCTCCTCGAACCACGATTGCTTTCGGTGGGCCCGGCGGCACGGGCCGGTTCACGATCCGTGAAGTGGGTGGACTGCAGTGGGTCGCCGGTCACGGCGGAGGAGGAAGAGAAGCTACTGGCGGCATTTCCGGCTGCGCAGCATGTGATCGGTTGGGGAAAGACCGAGACGTGTGGCGGGGGACTGATCTTGCCGATCGAATCGGCTTCGACACATTTGGGGAGTGTGGGAATCGCTTTCGGCGGAATGGAAGTCGCGTTGTACGGACCCGACGCGCCGGGCGGATACGGCGAACTGTGGTGCCGGGGGCCGAGTGTCGCGCGCCGGTACTGGAATTCGCCGGAAGTGACGTCGTCTCGTTTCACGCAGGGCTGGTTCTGCACCCATGACACCGCGCAGATCGATGCGGAAGGCTTCGTCCGTATTGTCGAACGAAACGTCGCGTGA
- a CDS encoding adenosine deaminase — MATPVAELHMHIEGSLEPEQIYRLAERNRMDLPYKDIEDLKSRYEFSDLQSFLDLYFANMAVLRTAEDFADLTRAYFRRAAAAGVSHAEFFFNPQAHVVRGVPLTEVLDGIMDAVASSEREFGLSSSAIAAILRDQPVRDAEEIFSEIIRLQAPIVGLGLDSAEVGNPPSLFEDVFARARAEGLHVVAHAGEEGPPEYIWQALDILGAERIDHGVRALEDPALVERLVDEEIPLTVCPLSNVRLRVFDKLEDHPLRTMLDLGLVVTVNSDDPAYFGGYVDDNFAELGRAIGLTESERETLARNSIKASFASESRKAELLR, encoded by the coding sequence ATGGCTACACCAGTTGCCGAACTGCACATGCACATCGAGGGTTCGCTCGAACCCGAGCAGATCTACCGCCTCGCCGAGCGAAATCGAATGGACTTGCCCTACAAGGACATCGAAGACCTGAAGTCCCGCTACGAGTTCTCGGATCTGCAGTCGTTCCTCGATCTGTACTTTGCCAACATGGCAGTTCTGCGCACAGCCGAGGACTTTGCGGATCTCACGCGGGCGTACTTCCGTCGTGCTGCCGCTGCAGGTGTCTCGCACGCCGAGTTCTTCTTCAACCCGCAAGCGCACGTCGTCCGGGGTGTTCCGTTGACCGAGGTGCTCGACGGAATCATGGATGCCGTTGCATCCAGCGAGCGGGAGTTCGGACTCAGCAGTAGCGCCATTGCCGCGATTCTGCGTGATCAACCGGTCAGGGATGCCGAGGAGATCTTCTCGGAGATCATCCGGTTGCAGGCCCCAATTGTCGGTCTGGGCCTCGATTCTGCAGAGGTGGGTAACCCGCCGTCGCTCTTCGAGGACGTGTTCGCGCGGGCTCGCGCCGAGGGGCTTCACGTGGTTGCCCATGCCGGTGAGGAAGGCCCGCCGGAGTACATCTGGCAGGCGCTCGACATCCTCGGTGCAGAACGCATCGACCACGGCGTCCGCGCTCTCGAAGACCCGGCGCTGGTCGAGCGCCTGGTGGACGAGGAGATCCCGCTGACGGTCTGCCCGTTGTCGAATGTTCGTCTTCGCGTGTTCGACAAGCTCGAGGATCACCCGTTGCGGACGATGCTCGACCTCGGGCTCGTCGTGACAGTCAATTCCGACGATCCCGCATACTTCGGCGGGTACGTCGACGACAACTTCGCCGAACTCGGTCGAGCAATCGGGTTGACCGAGTCCGAACGTGAGACGTTGGCCCGCAATTCGATCAAGGCGTCGTTTGCCAGTGAATCGCGGAAAGCGGAATTGCTGCGTTAG
- a CDS encoding TetR/AcrR family transcriptional regulator, with protein sequence MLNRLPADERRTQLIESAISIAEQRGVSSVTVRAVAEEAGVSLGVVHYCFESKEELIAAMGETLIVQLSESLQHAFGQVRHAPDLTGIQGLKELLHIGLTGMWPLIEATPDRQLLTYEITAQALRSRNLGAERAGAVASDQYRIMDEHAITFLEECAKISGTVWTESLQALARWSLAMIDGLVLRWLVDRDSDATIAEFGEMVQVIAGKAIEAPH encoded by the coding sequence ATGCTGAACAGGCTTCCGGCGGACGAGCGCCGCACACAACTGATCGAATCTGCCATATCCATCGCCGAACAGCGCGGCGTGAGTTCAGTGACGGTTCGTGCCGTAGCCGAAGAGGCGGGCGTATCGCTGGGCGTGGTTCATTACTGTTTCGAGAGCAAAGAGGAGCTCATCGCTGCGATGGGCGAGACGCTGATCGTTCAGCTCAGTGAATCGTTGCAGCATGCCTTCGGGCAGGTCCGCCACGCACCTGATCTGACGGGGATCCAAGGACTGAAGGAATTGCTGCACATTGGCTTGACGGGAATGTGGCCTCTTATCGAGGCGACGCCTGATCGGCAGTTGCTGACCTACGAGATCACGGCTCAGGCTCTGCGCAGTCGTAACCTCGGTGCCGAGCGCGCGGGGGCCGTCGCCAGCGACCAGTACCGAATCATGGACGAGCATGCCATCACTTTTCTCGAAGAGTGCGCCAAGATTTCCGGAACTGTCTGGACCGAGTCTTTGCAAGCGTTGGCGCGATGGAGTCTGGCGATGATCGACGGGCTCGTGCTGCGCTGGCTTGTCGATCGTGACTCCGACGCAACCATTGCGGAATTCGGCGAAATGGTTCAGGTCATTGCCGGAAAGGCGATCGAGGCGCCGCACTGA
- a CDS encoding crotonase/enoyl-CoA hydratase family protein → MADEVLTERRGRTLIITINRPEARNAINAAVSHGLAAAVEELDGDDELSLAVLTGAGGNFCAGMDLKAFVTGENVLVPGRGLGFTEGPPRKPIISAVEGYALAGGTELVLATDLVVASREAKFGIPEVKRGLAAGAGGLFRLPKRIPYQKALEYALTGDAFTAEEAHSYGFVNTLTEPGQALEGALALADRISRNGPLAVAVTKEIMVKAAGWSDDEAFANQLQLLAPVFGSEDAREGATAFAEKRAPVWKGR, encoded by the coding sequence ATGGCAGACGAGGTACTCACCGAGCGGCGCGGGCGGACGCTGATCATCACGATCAACCGGCCCGAGGCACGAAACGCGATCAACGCGGCGGTCAGTCACGGATTGGCGGCTGCTGTCGAAGAACTCGACGGTGATGACGAGCTGTCATTGGCAGTGCTGACCGGCGCGGGCGGAAATTTCTGTGCCGGGATGGATCTCAAGGCATTTGTGACCGGCGAGAACGTCCTGGTCCCGGGGCGAGGACTCGGTTTCACCGAAGGGCCGCCGCGCAAGCCGATCATTTCGGCGGTCGAGGGCTACGCGTTGGCCGGCGGCACCGAGTTGGTGCTGGCCACGGATCTGGTCGTTGCCTCGCGCGAAGCCAAGTTCGGAATCCCCGAGGTCAAGCGCGGTCTGGCCGCAGGCGCCGGCGGATTGTTCCGTCTGCCCAAGCGCATTCCGTATCAGAAGGCCCTGGAATATGCCCTGACCGGTGATGCTTTCACCGCGGAGGAAGCGCATTCGTACGGATTTGTGAACACGCTGACCGAACCGGGTCAGGCGTTGGAGGGTGCATTGGCTCTCGCTGACCGCATCAGCCGTAACGGTCCGCTGGCCGTCGCGGTCACCAAGGAGATCATGGTCAAGGCCGCTGGATGGTCGGACGACGAGGCTTTTGCCAACCAGTTGCAGTTGCTGGCACCGGTTTTCGGATCCGAGGATGCACGAGAAGGTGCGACGGCTTTTGCCGAGAAGCGCGCGCCCGTATGGAAGGGTCGGTAA
- a CDS encoding D-arabinono-1,4-lactone oxidase, with product MASETWQNWAGTQRASPRQFATPRNTRELATLVAEAATRGWRVKAVGAGHSFTGAAVTDGVLVSLDNFSGIESITPTDDGALVTVLAGTRLRALNEALWERGYAMTNLGDIDAQSLAGALGTGTHGTGAAFGGLSTQIHSLEIVTADGAIVTASADQNPELFEAARIGLGAIGIITKFTLSCSPRFTLHAVEKPDTLSHILDTMEDECRGVDHFEFYWFPHTDRVLTKRNTRLPGDTPLNPVGAIRSFIEDDFMSNTLFEGVNRIAARAPAAIPTINQISSRLLGAREYTDRSYRVFASPRRVKFKEMEYAVPAEHVKDLLHEINQWLERTRTNVAFPVEVRFAAADDVWLSTANGRDTAYVAVHQYHRRSETEYFAAVEAMAKAVDGRPHWGKMHNRSVDDLRPTYAKLDNFIAVRDKYDADRVFDNDYLRQVLGE from the coding sequence ATGGCTTCAGAAACTTGGCAGAACTGGGCAGGCACTCAACGCGCCTCACCGCGACAATTCGCAACCCCGAGAAACACTCGTGAGCTCGCCACACTTGTTGCCGAAGCCGCAACTCGCGGGTGGCGTGTCAAAGCAGTCGGGGCCGGTCATTCCTTTACCGGCGCTGCCGTCACCGACGGAGTTCTTGTCAGTCTCGACAACTTCTCCGGGATCGAATCGATCACGCCTACCGATGACGGGGCTCTAGTCACAGTCCTCGCCGGCACCCGCCTGCGTGCCCTCAACGAGGCGTTATGGGAACGCGGTTACGCGATGACCAACCTCGGCGACATCGACGCCCAATCCCTTGCCGGAGCCCTCGGTACCGGAACACACGGGACCGGCGCCGCATTCGGTGGACTGTCGACGCAGATTCACAGCCTCGAAATCGTGACAGCCGACGGCGCAATTGTCACCGCCTCCGCGGATCAAAATCCGGAACTGTTCGAAGCTGCCCGAATCGGCTTGGGCGCGATCGGCATCATCACCAAGTTCACGCTCTCGTGTTCACCTCGATTCACGTTGCACGCAGTTGAAAAACCCGACACGCTGTCCCACATCTTGGACACTATGGAAGACGAGTGCCGCGGCGTCGACCACTTCGAGTTCTACTGGTTCCCCCACACCGATCGAGTCCTCACCAAACGGAACACGCGTCTCCCCGGCGACACGCCGTTGAACCCTGTCGGCGCGATCCGAAGCTTCATCGAGGACGACTTCATGTCGAACACGCTCTTCGAGGGCGTCAACCGCATCGCCGCACGCGCGCCGGCCGCCATCCCCACTATCAACCAGATCTCGTCACGCCTGCTCGGCGCACGCGAATACACCGACCGCAGCTACCGGGTATTTGCATCGCCGCGCCGGGTGAAGTTCAAGGAAATGGAATACGCCGTCCCGGCGGAACACGTCAAAGATCTACTCCACGAGATCAACCAGTGGCTGGAGAGAACCCGAACCAACGTTGCGTTTCCCGTCGAGGTTCGCTTTGCCGCCGCCGACGACGTGTGGCTCTCCACCGCCAACGGCCGCGATACGGCGTACGTCGCGGTGCACCAATATCACCGCCGGTCCGAGACCGAGTACTTCGCCGCAGTCGAAGCGATGGCAAAAGCCGTCGACGGCCGGCCGCACTGGGGCAAGATGCACAACCGGTCCGTCGACGACTTACGCCCCACGTACGCAAAACTCGACAACTTCATCGCCGTCCGAGACAAGTACGACGCGGACCGCGTTTTCGACAACGACTACCTGCGCCAGGTTCTCGGCGAGTGA